The following proteins are co-located in the Streptomyces bottropensis ATCC 25435 genome:
- the zwf gene encoding glucose-6-phosphate dehydrogenase: protein MSSSNPLRDAADRRLPRIAGPSGLVIFGVTGDLSRKKLMPAVYDLANRGLLPPGFSLVGFARREWANEDFAQEVHDAVKEHARTPFREEVWQQLIQGMRFVQGTFDDDESFERLRDTIEELDKAQGTGGNFAFYLSVPPSAFPVVIQQLKKHGLADQSSGSWRRAVIEKPFGHNLESAEDLNKVVHEVFAPDQVFRIDHYLGKETVQNILALRFANTMFEPIWNRSFVDHVQITMAEDIGIGGRAGYYDGIGAARDVIQNHLLQLMALTAMEEPASFDADALAAEKTKVLGAVKLSKDLGRDTVFAQYAAGWQGGEKVIGYLEEDGIDRKSKTDTYAAIKVQVDNRRWAGVPFYLRTGKRLGRRVTEIAVVFQRAPHSPFDSTATEELGQNAIVIRVQPDEGVTVRFGSKVPGTSMEIRDVSMDFAYGESFTESSPEAYERLILDVLLGDSNLFPRTEEVELSWKILDPIEEYWDKSGRPAQYQAGTWGPVEADQMLQRDGRSWRRP from the coding sequence TTGTCGAGCAGCAATCCGCTGCGTGACGCCGCGGACCGACGGCTCCCGCGTATCGCGGGGCCGTCGGGCCTGGTCATCTTCGGCGTCACAGGCGATTTGTCACGTAAAAAGCTGATGCCTGCCGTGTACGACCTCGCCAACCGCGGACTGCTGCCGCCGGGCTTCTCGCTCGTCGGCTTCGCACGCCGGGAATGGGCCAACGAGGACTTCGCGCAGGAGGTGCACGACGCGGTCAAGGAGCACGCGCGCACGCCCTTCCGCGAGGAGGTCTGGCAGCAGCTCATCCAGGGCATGCGGTTCGTCCAGGGCACCTTCGACGACGACGAGTCCTTCGAGCGGCTGCGCGACACCATCGAGGAGCTGGACAAGGCGCAGGGGACGGGCGGCAACTTCGCCTTCTACCTGTCCGTGCCGCCGTCCGCGTTCCCGGTGGTGATCCAGCAGCTGAAGAAGCACGGTCTGGCCGACCAGAGCAGCGGCTCCTGGCGGCGCGCGGTCATCGAGAAGCCGTTCGGGCACAACCTGGAGTCGGCCGAGGATCTCAACAAGGTCGTCCACGAGGTCTTCGCCCCGGACCAGGTCTTCCGCATCGACCACTACCTGGGCAAGGAGACCGTCCAGAACATCCTGGCGCTCCGCTTCGCCAACACGATGTTCGAGCCGATCTGGAACCGGTCCTTCGTCGACCACGTGCAGATCACCATGGCCGAGGACATCGGCATCGGCGGCCGGGCGGGTTACTACGACGGTATCGGCGCCGCCCGTGACGTCATCCAGAACCACCTGTTGCAGCTGATGGCGCTGACCGCCATGGAGGAGCCCGCCTCCTTCGACGCGGACGCGCTCGCCGCCGAGAAGACCAAGGTGCTCGGCGCGGTGAAGCTGTCGAAGGACCTGGGCCGGGACACCGTGTTCGCGCAGTACGCGGCCGGCTGGCAGGGCGGCGAGAAGGTCATCGGCTACCTCGAAGAGGACGGCATCGACCGCAAGTCGAAGACCGACACCTACGCGGCGATCAAGGTGCAGGTGGACAACCGCCGTTGGGCGGGCGTCCCGTTCTACCTGCGGACGGGCAAGCGCCTCGGCCGCCGGGTGACCGAGATCGCGGTGGTCTTCCAGCGTGCCCCGCACTCCCCCTTCGACTCCACCGCCACCGAGGAACTGGGCCAGAACGCGATCGTCATCCGCGTCCAGCCCGACGAGGGCGTGACGGTCCGTTTCGGCTCCAAGGTGCCCGGCACGTCGATGGAGATCCGGGACGTGTCGATGGACTTCGCCTACGGCGAGTCCTTCACCGAGTCCTCGCCCGAGGCGTACGAGCGTCTCATTCTCGACGTCCTGCTCGGCGACTCGAACCTCTTCCCGCGCACCGAGGAGGTCGAGCTGTCCTGGAAGATCCTCGACCCGATCGAGGAGTACTGGGACAAGAGCGGCAGGCCCGCGCAGTACCAGGCGGGCACCTGGGGTCCCGTCGAGGCGGACCAGATGCTGCAACGAGACGGACGGAGCTGGCGCCGGCCATGA
- the tal gene encoding transaldolase, producing MTDALKRLSEEGVAIWLDDLSRKRITSGNLAELLDQQHVVGVTTNPSIFQKAISSGDGYEQQVSDLAARKVTVEEAIRMITTADVRDAADILRPVFDATGGQDGRVSIEVDPRLAHNTKATVAEAKQLAWLVDRPNTLIKIPATMGGLPAITEVIGLGISVNVTLIFSLERYRQVMDAYLAGLEKAKERGLDLSKIHSVASFFVSRVDTEIDKRIDALGTDEAKAARGKAGVANARLAYQAYEEVFSTDRWSALESAGANKQRPLWASTGVKDPAYKSTLYVDELVAPNTVNTMPEATLEATAESGEIRGNAIAGTYEQSRAELDAVEKLGISYDEVVQLLEDEGVDKFEASWNDLLKSTEAELRRLAPSEG from the coding sequence ATGACAGACGCACTCAAGCGCCTCTCCGAGGAGGGCGTCGCGATCTGGCTGGACGACCTGTCGCGCAAGCGCATCACGTCCGGCAACCTCGCCGAGCTGCTCGACCAGCAGCACGTCGTGGGCGTCACCACCAACCCGTCGATCTTCCAGAAGGCGATCAGTAGCGGTGACGGCTACGAGCAGCAGGTCTCCGACCTCGCCGCCCGCAAGGTCACCGTCGAAGAAGCCATCCGCATGATCACGACGGCGGACGTCCGGGACGCCGCCGACATCCTGCGCCCGGTGTTCGACGCGACCGGCGGCCAGGACGGCCGGGTCTCCATCGAGGTCGACCCGCGCCTGGCGCACAACACCAAGGCGACGGTGGCCGAGGCCAAGCAGCTGGCCTGGCTGGTGGACCGCCCGAACACCCTGATCAAGATCCCGGCCACGATGGGCGGCCTGCCGGCCATCACCGAGGTCATCGGTCTGGGCATCAGCGTCAACGTCACGCTGATCTTCTCCCTGGAGCGCTACCGCCAGGTCATGGACGCCTACCTGGCCGGTCTGGAGAAGGCCAAGGAGCGGGGCCTGGACCTGTCGAAGATCCACTCGGTGGCGTCCTTCTTCGTGTCCCGCGTGGACACCGAGATCGACAAGCGCATCGACGCCCTCGGCACCGACGAGGCCAAGGCCGCCCGCGGCAAGGCCGGCGTCGCCAACGCGCGTCTGGCGTACCAGGCGTACGAGGAGGTCTTCTCCACCGACCGCTGGAGCGCGCTGGAGAGCGCGGGCGCCAACAAGCAGCGTCCGCTGTGGGCCTCGACCGGCGTCAAGGACCCGGCGTACAAGTCGACGCTGTACGTCGACGAGCTGGTCGCGCCGAACACGGTGAACACCATGCCGGAGGCCACGCTGGAGGCCACCGCCGAGAGCGGTGAGATCCGCGGCAACGCGATCGCCGGGACGTACGAGCAGTCGCGTGCCGAGCTGGACGCGGTCGAGAAGCTCGGGATCTCGTACGACGAGGTCGTCCAGCTCCTGGAGGACGAGGGCGTCGACAAGTTCGAGGCGTCCTGGAACGACCTGCTCAAGTCGACCGAGGCGGAGCTTCGGCGCCTCGCACCCTCGGAGGGCTGA